The segment AACTTTTTatgatcactatttgtgtgctgtccaggggtgcaattcatgttcccctctgcacaccctgcagcatgtataacccataagtgtccaagaaaatatggccaaggtggcaaccctaagcttGTAGGGTgcatttccaattctgagaatgATAAAGTTCACAATTTTTTTAGCTTAATtgcatgaaaaggaggcaaaataaatcatgaaaacatattgcaaagtCGTTTTAATACAAATAACTAAAGAATTAATAGTAACATCTCAAGgtttttacttttcttttgatCTACAGTGAGTTGTGAAAAACACATGCATTGCATTGTTTGTTTCAATATCATTTTAAGCAGCTTATACTTAAAATATGTTTGCATGAACACATTATTAATTGCTGCTCTTTATATGCTTGTTATAATTTATGTGTTAGTTTAATGTTCCTTAAAGGGTAATTGTATAGCAAAAGTAGAAGCACAGTTTAAAGCATTCACACCATAAGGATCATATCCCAAAAGTATAATTATACTAATTTCAAACATACAAGTGCAAATTAATATTTACCTTCTTTATAATGAATCTGAGCAAATATTTAGGCAAGGAGCAATCAGCCTCTTGAAGTATTAGTATGTGTAGCAATGCACATGCTGCTCACTATTGCTCTCGGACGGCATACAATAGCCTTTCTATCAGGGAGCTAGTATATGATTTATCTCTTTGTTAAACAGAAGCTTGTGCATGAATAGAAGCAGTTATTAAGATGTTATTAGCTTTTCATTATAGGCACTTGCAATTAATTGCTTTATTTGTTTCCCTGTCTCTAGGTACTATGCAACAGTGCACCCACTGAAGAAAAGGATTTCTGTGACTACCTGCGTGTATGTCTTGGGTGGCATCTGGCTTCTATCATGTGCACTAGTAGGTCCTGCAATTGCGCACACATATCATGTGGAGTTTCAGCAGGAAGGATTCACTATTTGTGAAGAATTCTGGGTAGGCAAAGAGACAGAAAGGCTGGCCTATGCCTATAGCACCCTCATCATTACTTACATCCTTCCCCTCTCTGCTGTAACACTTTCCTATATCTGTATCACTGTGAAGCTTAAGAACAGAGTTGTCCCTGGACATCCCACACAGAGCCAGGCTGAGTTTGACAGACATCGCAAGAGGAAAATCTTTAGACTCATTGTGTTGGTGGTAATGGCCTTTGGTATATGCTGGCTGCCTATACATGTTTTCAACATTGTAAGAGACATTGATATCAACCTGATTAACAAGCATTACTTCTTGCTCATCCAGCTGCTCTGTCACTGGTTTGCCATGAGTTCCTCTTGCTGCAACCCGTTCCTGTATGCCTGGCTCCATGACCGATTTCGTAGTGAATTAAAAAAGATGTTCACCTTCAAACGCAAGATCATGCCTACTAACAACTGTGTAGCGGTCAGTGTAATGCTATGAAATAACAAGGATTGCATATGCAAGACTGGACATTATGCATGAGGCTCCAGTGAGTTATTCCCCCTCTTTGTCCTGATTAGGTTCAAAGATCAACAGCATGGGGCCCCTGTAAGAGCTAAATCCAAATCAGTACCTGAATAATAATATATCACCAAAGGGAGCCGCAGGAGAACATCCAACTCCACCAATGTTTTATTGTGttcactgatttaaagggacattaaacactaaatacatgctagatagaatgatacatccaaagaaaagattagtccatgagtaacatgtagatgtattttttaaagtttcattagttgtttaaaaagtgacaaaataagtgtaaagttttagtgtctataaaacactgggagctgccatgttgtaacttgtgttaccttctctgctgtggccaattagagacagttataaataggtcactagagtgtgcagccaatggttgtgctggatttaacagtgttctgcacttccatttctaacaggaaatgaaaagctcacaatttcagaatggaattacaggcaaagaggacaaaataaataatgaaattatattgcagagctgttttatatatacaatttatcattttatattaccatctcaaagtgtttaatgtccctttaatgaaaaaaataaaaagtgtgattTTATTACTAGTCACATTTTTTAGAAtgttatgttcttaaagggacatgaaacccaaaaaatatatttcatgattcagatagagcatacaatttaaaacaactttccaatttgcttctatttattttaatttgcttccttctcttcttatcatttgctgaaaggtttatctaggtaaggtcaggagcagcaaagaacctaggttctagctgctgattggttgctgcatatatatactgattgttattggctcacccatgtgttcagttagaaaccagtagtgcattgttgttccttcaacaaatgataccaagagaaagaagcaaatttggtaatagaagtaaactggaaagttgtttaaaattgtatgttctacttaaatcatgaaagagaaatttcatatccctttaataattcctTTAGTGCAAGTCTATGTTAGTTGCTATGCACAAGAGATTATTCTGAAAGTATTATGAGCTTCATTGGAGTTTCCTATTAGAGATTCTTGCCTATCCTTTACTTTTGCTCTTGTTGTGTAAGCAATGCTGATCTTATACTTATATTTTGATTGCAagtcaataaaaaaagaaaacttaagaGACAGAAAAAGATAATAATTTGACTGTATAAACCTAGCAAAAACTGAAAAaagcatttttataaaaatgtaaagaTTGTCAgaatgtgtgtatgttttttttaataaagcaaaacttaagacaaaggggcctatctatcaagctcagaatggagcttgatgacccgtgtttctggcgagcctgcaggaacagcagttatgaagcagcggtcacaaagtaaTGTGCTATCTagcgctcccgctcgagcattaactttgctagaagttaacATTTTGCGCGTGCTGGGTAGCGTTCATATTACGCACTAATCCAAACTGAGCTATCAATATtacacatgccaatgttcttcacattaaaatatatgtaatatttataattaaatatatatttctatatacatctgtatatataactttacctatttatatatatatatatatatatatatatatatatatatatatatatatagacgtctgaggaaggggtgaatgccccaaaacgtcactgcttattaaaatttgctgtgtttaaacccagtgagtgcttattatggGACATTGATGAATATTTTTTGAGCACCCTGGTCTGGAGTTattgttggcgagtgagagtgcgctacttggtgtttatttttttttatatatatatactgtgtatatataaaaaatgcacatTCACAAATGAAAGCAGACTTGGTCCGCCATACAAACTTTCAAGCTGCTCGGGTTATAAATTTAATTTTCCAATATTACCGTTTCTTGAGCCCAACGCTAAAAATAAACTCACCCTTCGTGAGTAGCCACACCACATTTACCTCTGCATCAGTATGCCGTACTGGTTTCAGTTATGTATTGAATTGTGTATTTCATATTGTATGTATTCATATAATCTATTATGAACAATAGTGCAAAGCTTGATTCAGAGATTACAGACTGAATGAGTTTGTAGTAAATAAAAGTACAtgctcacatatacacataaataggtGCAGACAGGTATGTGGCTTTAAACAGGAGAgaggtgtgttttttgtttttaattgtttaaccaataggacaATAGCATAAACTATTTAAATGTGCTTGGTGCAGTGGAACATTAGGCTATAATTACGGCTTACTGCAGAAATGCGTAAGCCAGTCTCCACTACACCACCCTTCTTCTGTATGTGTTACTTTCCAAATGGAGAAGATGTTTTGTACAAAAGGATGGAGTGTATTTTCGTTTTTTgtgaattatatataaaaaaatgtcagatatatacagaaatagatatagaaatagaactattaaatttatttctatgtgaagaacattggaatgtacaatatgcaAATTGTGAATCGGGTGTTGCGATGTAGGTTTAATGAGGTGTCGGGTTACCACAGTTGAAAACAGTTATCTTAAAgagcattatgtaaatattaaatttaaaaatcatatgtaaaaaatattattaataattattaaagaggtttttttttagaacatctataataattatttataattataattaatattttttcgttatttttatatttaatatttacataacaagcCTTAAGATAActcttcaagtgcgctaacctgacaccgcattaAACCTCGCTAAACCCTAATAGTAattcaaatattttacattccaatgttcttcacataaaagaaaatgtaatatttctatatatatttttgtatatataaatatacactcgctgaccactttattaggtacacctcttcaattgcttggtaacaaaaattgctaatcagccaatcacatggcagcagctcaatgcatttaggcatctaaacgcggtgaagacgacttgctgaagttcaacccAAACatcagaaaggggatttaagtgactttgaacgtggcatggttgttgatgccaggtgggctggtctgagtactgctgatctactgggattttcatgcacaaccatctctagggtttgcaGAGAATGgtcaaaaaaagataaaatatccagtgagcggcagttgtgtggatgaaaatgccttgttgatgtcagaggagaatgggcagactggtttgagatgacagaaaggcaacagtaacttaaataaccaccattccatttaggtttctgagagccaggttcctgctactgCTCAAATGTAcaaggaggtcacactaaatacttgccactttagcctataaaagctgttttttcagattgttttctgctttttaatactgcatacaaatattctgaatttttggttgtattctaataaagagaaataattatatatggtcattataccattgcaaaaacaacaaatctaatggtggcctaaaacttttgcacagtactgtatgtacaaatatatatatatatatatatatatatatatatatatatatatatatatatatatatatatatagatatatatatagatataatgtatatatatatgtaaaacgcCTTCTACCTTATATcataactttttttataaaaaaaaaaaaaaattatcagatattgttgaatatgagtgtaactgtacttataaatatatttatgttgtattttatgcaacttttttcaaCTCActacaaacgcatttactttcaactctaaATACTCTTGCTATTTAAAAGCTCAAAAAAAACAATATCGCTCACTCGCAAATGTTAGAGCGCCACTTCCAGCCCCTTCATTAGGAATACACATTTTGTAGAGATCTAAATTGTTCACTGACAAAATCAGTCTTGTATGTAACATAGGAAGAAAGAAAATTAAGGGTCGGATTAttagtggcgcgctaacagttacatgtgagcaatatcgggtttataaCACCTGTTTGCACTTGTTGggagtagcgcacatattacaagttgaaagtaagcgcaaTCACGTGAGTGCAATTTAAATGAACTCGCGTTGGGTTAGCGATACTTCAGAgttttctggttaactgttacattagaatgaaagttgcacaaaacaaatcaaaaatatatgtaaaagtgcagttactctcataataacaccaactaataaaaattgcacaaaaaatttataagggctaaattatatgaggtctcagatgtttgaaaaaatggcaggcaaagggctttaacataaacatacatacatacagtatcccacaaaagtgagtacacccctcacatttttgtaaatattttattatatctttttatgtgacaacactgaagaaattacacttttctacaatgtaaagtagtgagtgtacagcctgtataacagtgtaaatttgctgtcccttcaaaataactcaacgcacagccattcatttctaaactgttggcaacaaaagtaagtacacccctaagtggaaatgtccaaattgggcccaattaaccattttccctccccggtgtcatgtgactcaggtgtgaatggggatcaggttaaaggaacagtcaacattgtagatttgcataatcaacaaatgcaagataacaagacaatgcaatagcacttagtctgaacttcaaattagtagtagattttttttctgacaattttaaaagttatgtctttttccactccccctgtaccatgtgacagccatcagtcaatcacaaatgcatacacgtaccatgtgacagcaatcagccattcacaaatgcatacacacttattcttgcacatgctcagtaggagctggtgactcaaaaagtttaaatataaaaagactgtgcacattttgttaatggaagtaaattagaaagttgtttaaaat is part of the Bombina bombina isolate aBomBom1 chromosome 6, aBomBom1.pri, whole genome shotgun sequence genome and harbors:
- the LOC128664554 gene encoding prolactin-releasing peptide receptor-like — protein: MEDTGRWSYEPANLTIYMVNPNISNSTSQFIGVQLIQSYKPLIIPCYTLVVLIGIFGNYLLLYVICRTRKMHNVTNFFIGNLAFSDMLMCATCVPFTLAYAFNHQGWVFGKFMCYFVFLMQPVTVYVSVFTLTAIAVDRYYATVHPLKKRISVTTCVYVLGGIWLLSCALVGPAIAHTYHVEFQQEGFTICEEFWVGKETERLAYAYSTLIITYILPLSAVTLSYICITVKLKNRVVPGHPTQSQAEFDRHRKRKIFRLIVLVVMAFGICWLPIHVFNIVRDIDINLINKHYFLLIQLLCHWFAMSSSCCNPFLYAWLHDRFRSELKKMFTFKRKIMPTNNCVAVSVML